One part of the Spiribacter salinus M19-40 genome encodes these proteins:
- a CDS encoding GmrSD restriction endonuclease domain-containing protein, translating to MAKYEVKQTAVSQVLADVRSDKIAIPELQRPFVWKTPQVRDLVDSLYHGYPVGYLITWQSVGAKLKGGEVAAHQQILIDGQQRVTALRAAIAGQPVVGRNYQRKRIAISFNPVTEVFATRTPAIDRSSQWIHDIAEFFSGTRQLTFLRHYFEKNPGVDEDTVEIAIGKLAAIEHAQVGVISLADDLDVETVAEIFVRINAKGVPLSSADFVMSKIATYGEEGRNLRKLIDYFCHLAVAGHAFEDISANDQEFAVTDHLKKISWLKNQSDELFQPEYTDIIRVAGLVGFSRGKAGAIVSELSGLDPETRKVDESRIPGAYARLSETLNEMVRQTHVERFVMMIKSAGFIDASMIGSKNALNFAYALYLRTRQNEAMTEGERSRLVKRWFVMSLLTGRAVGSFESIWETDLRRIEEHGAPQYLSMLEQSELGEGFWTGALPQLLMTPSRRSPAFQTYLAARVHSGGRGFLSKSIGVAHMIEGHGDIHHIVPKNHLIKNGFPKAGDYNQVANFVLTETPINIGIKDYPPCEYMQWVDEQVQTGELRLGEINDPEDLAENLTENAIPAFIREVTAENYEDLLRERRRLMADIIRQYYEAL from the coding sequence ATGGCCAAGTACGAAGTCAAACAGACCGCAGTGAGTCAGGTCCTCGCTGATGTGCGGAGCGATAAGATCGCGATCCCGGAGCTCCAGCGCCCGTTCGTATGGAAGACACCCCAAGTCCGGGATCTGGTGGATTCACTGTATCACGGCTACCCGGTGGGCTACCTCATCACCTGGCAATCGGTGGGGGCCAAGCTCAAGGGCGGGGAGGTCGCTGCCCACCAGCAGATTCTCATTGATGGGCAGCAACGGGTGACGGCGCTTCGAGCCGCGATCGCCGGTCAACCGGTGGTGGGCCGGAACTATCAGCGAAAGCGCATCGCCATATCGTTTAATCCGGTCACTGAGGTGTTCGCAACCCGAACACCCGCCATCGACCGGAGTAGTCAGTGGATTCATGATATTGCAGAGTTCTTCTCCGGGACTCGACAGCTCACCTTTCTGCGGCACTATTTCGAAAAGAACCCTGGCGTGGATGAGGACACGGTGGAGATCGCCATCGGCAAGCTCGCCGCCATCGAACACGCCCAGGTGGGGGTGATCTCACTGGCCGATGACCTCGATGTCGAGACGGTGGCGGAGATCTTTGTGCGCATCAACGCCAAGGGCGTACCGCTCTCCAGTGCCGATTTCGTGATGAGCAAGATTGCCACCTACGGCGAGGAAGGGCGAAACCTGCGCAAGCTCATCGACTACTTCTGCCATCTTGCGGTGGCGGGGCACGCCTTCGAAGATATCTCCGCGAACGACCAAGAGTTCGCCGTCACCGATCATCTTAAGAAAATCAGTTGGTTGAAGAACCAATCGGATGAACTTTTCCAGCCTGAGTACACGGACATCATTCGCGTGGCGGGACTGGTTGGTTTCTCTCGGGGCAAGGCCGGTGCGATCGTGAGTGAACTCTCTGGCCTTGATCCAGAGACTCGCAAAGTCGATGAGTCCCGCATTCCAGGAGCTTATGCCCGCCTTAGCGAAACACTAAACGAGATGGTCCGGCAGACCCACGTCGAGCGGTTTGTGATGATGATCAAATCAGCGGGGTTCATCGATGCCAGCATGATCGGCTCCAAAAATGCGCTGAACTTCGCCTACGCGCTCTATCTGCGCACCCGTCAGAACGAGGCAATGACCGAGGGTGAGCGGTCCCGTCTGGTCAAGCGTTGGTTCGTGATGAGTTTGCTGACGGGCCGGGCGGTGGGCAGCTTTGAGTCGATCTGGGAGACGGATCTGCGCCGCATTGAGGAGCACGGTGCGCCTCAGTACCTATCGATGCTCGAGCAGTCTGAGCTGGGTGAGGGCTTTTGGACCGGCGCCTTGCCGCAACTGCTGATGACCCCAAGTCGCCGCAGTCCCGCCTTTCAGACCTATCTTGCCGCGCGTGTTCACAGCGGTGGGCGCGGTTTTCTGTCCAAGTCTATCGGGGTCGCGCACATGATCGAGGGCCATGGCGATATCCATCACATAGTCCCGAAGAATCACCTCATCAAGAACGGCTTCCCCAAAGCCGGCGATTACAATCAGGTCGCGAACTTCGTCCTCACAGAGACACCGATTAACATCGGCATCAAGGACTACCCACCCTGTGAATACATGCAATGGGTCGATGAGCAGGTCCAAACCGGTGAGCTGCGCCTTGGAGAGATCAATGACCCTGAGGACCTTGCCGAGAACCTAACGGAGAACGCGATCCCTGCGTTCATCCGTGAAGTGACCGCAGAAAACTATGAAGACCTCCTCCGAGAGCGGCGGCGGTTGATGGCGGACATAATCAGGCAGTATTACGAAGCATTGTGA
- the brxL gene encoding BREX system Lon protease-like protein BrxL, producing the protein MSIELDAIDNVAVGALDGYLVRKDLVRTFSRQFPVPTYVVEFLLGRYCASADPDEINEGLEIVQRQLQSRTVKAGDEELFKSRAREQGEIKLIDMITARLDTKTDTYIASLPSLRIKDARISADLANAHERMFTGGFYAEITLSYDAAIAVEQNGRPFAVVNLREIQLSSREVLEKFGEARKQFSTAQWKDFLLRSTGIEPEALSEREKDALMLRMAPFVERNYNLVELGPRGTGKSHLFQQVSPYAHLISGGKATVAKMFVNNANGQRGLVCQYDVVCFDEVSGISFDQKDGVNIMKGYMESGEFSRGKESIRADGSIVLVGNFEVDVEHQQRIGHLFGPMPPEMKDDTAFMDRIHAFLPGWDVPKVSSEILTDHFGLVSDFLSECWSQLRAQSRLATIQDRVHYGGALSGRDTNAVNKTVGGLLKLLYPTGGEISDEDLEWAVRIALEARRRVKEQQKRIGAAEFRNTHFSYTLGADGVEKFVSTPELQSGGGIGDDPLEPGQVWAISPGAEDEHPGLFRIEVNEGPGSGVKILNKPVPPSFIESMGFAEQNLYARSHQFVGDKDPRQHEFTAQIRGFDAAKAGAKVGVASVIALSTALLKRSVKGGLVVVGELNLGGSIEPIHDAVNLVEIGVEKGASVVLMPVTCRKQLLDLSDDMATKVDIQFFSDARDALLKAVAD; encoded by the coding sequence ATGAGCATAGAACTTGATGCGATCGATAACGTGGCTGTCGGTGCACTGGATGGCTATCTGGTGCGCAAGGACCTCGTGCGGACCTTTAGTCGCCAGTTCCCGGTGCCGACCTATGTCGTGGAGTTCCTTTTGGGGCGCTACTGCGCAAGTGCGGACCCGGATGAGATCAATGAGGGCCTGGAGATTGTTCAGCGGCAGTTGCAGTCCCGAACAGTTAAGGCGGGTGATGAGGAGTTATTTAAATCTCGAGCGCGTGAGCAGGGCGAGATCAAACTGATCGACATGATCACCGCCCGACTCGACACCAAGACGGATACCTACATTGCATCCCTACCAAGCCTGCGGATCAAGGATGCTCGGATTTCCGCTGATTTAGCGAATGCACACGAGCGTATGTTCACTGGCGGCTTCTATGCTGAGATCACTTTGAGCTATGACGCTGCCATTGCCGTGGAACAAAACGGCCGGCCCTTCGCCGTAGTCAACCTGCGCGAGATCCAGCTCTCCAGCCGCGAGGTCCTTGAAAAATTCGGCGAGGCCCGTAAGCAGTTCAGTACCGCTCAGTGGAAGGATTTCCTGCTGCGCTCTACCGGTATCGAGCCCGAGGCACTGAGCGAGCGTGAAAAGGATGCGCTCATGTTACGTATGGCTCCCTTCGTGGAGCGCAACTATAACCTTGTGGAGCTCGGCCCCCGAGGTACTGGTAAGAGCCACCTGTTCCAGCAAGTCTCGCCCTACGCACACCTGATTTCTGGCGGCAAGGCCACGGTCGCCAAGATGTTCGTCAATAATGCCAATGGCCAGCGTGGATTGGTCTGTCAATACGACGTTGTCTGCTTTGACGAGGTCTCCGGCATCTCCTTTGACCAGAAAGATGGTGTGAACATCATGAAGGGCTACATGGAGTCTGGGGAATTCAGTCGCGGGAAGGAGAGCATCCGCGCTGATGGCAGCATCGTCCTGGTTGGTAACTTCGAAGTGGATGTCGAGCATCAACAGCGCATTGGTCACCTCTTCGGACCGATGCCGCCAGAGATGAAAGACGACACAGCCTTCATGGATCGCATCCACGCCTTTCTGCCAGGGTGGGATGTGCCCAAGGTGAGTAGTGAAATACTCACTGATCACTTCGGATTGGTGAGTGACTTTCTCTCCGAGTGCTGGAGTCAACTGCGCGCCCAAAGCCGGCTCGCGACGATTCAGGATCGCGTGCATTACGGCGGAGCTTTGTCTGGGCGTGATACGAATGCCGTCAATAAGACTGTCGGCGGCTTGCTTAAGTTGCTGTATCCGACCGGTGGGGAGATTTCCGACGAAGACTTGGAATGGGCTGTGCGCATTGCCCTCGAAGCTCGGCGTCGGGTAAAGGAACAGCAGAAGCGCATCGGTGCAGCCGAGTTCCGGAATACCCACTTCAGCTACACACTCGGCGCGGACGGCGTCGAAAAGTTCGTGTCCACGCCCGAGTTGCAGAGTGGAGGCGGCATCGGCGATGACCCTCTGGAGCCCGGTCAGGTATGGGCGATCAGCCCAGGTGCCGAGGACGAACATCCTGGTCTGTTCCGCATAGAGGTCAACGAGGGGCCGGGGTCGGGCGTTAAGATCTTGAACAAGCCTGTGCCGCCCTCATTTATAGAAAGCATGGGCTTCGCTGAGCAAAACCTCTACGCACGCTCCCACCAGTTCGTTGGTGATAAGGATCCGCGTCAACACGAGTTTACAGCGCAGATACGGGGCTTCGACGCTGCTAAAGCGGGCGCCAAGGTCGGCGTTGCATCAGTAATCGCGCTCTCAACCGCTCTGCTAAAACGCAGCGTTAAGGGCGGCCTTGTTGTCGTCGGGGAACTCAATCTGGGTGGCTCGATTGAGCCAATTCACGACGCTGTCAATTTGGTGGAGATAGGTGTTGAGAAGGGAGCTAGCGTGGTCTTGATGCCCGTGACCTGCCGAAAGCAGCTACTCGATTTGTCAGATGACATGGCGACTAAGGTGGATATTCAGTTCTTTTCTGATGCCCGGGATGCGCTTTTGAAGGCTGTCGCGGATTAG
- a CDS encoding HNH endonuclease, producing the protein MIPRKGAKVWYDDRRQVHDQIYAGDECVDYAFMGENPDARNNIWLREAWESGIPFIYFLGVAPGRFQAVMPAFIADWDPKSLSVSVTFGEEPNVTSSQPSDAIERRYILRQVKQRLHQSQFREAVLSAYDCRCAISNLPEGRLLDAAHIIADGHERLGQPEVVNGLPLSKVHHAAFDGHLIGIDPDYRLHVSDALMAQNDGPTLEALKQSDGQLLHLPHRKRDYPDQERLARRFEVFRKVS; encoded by the coding sequence GTGATTCCCCGAAAGGGCGCGAAGGTCTGGTATGACGACCGGCGGCAGGTTCATGACCAGATTTACGCCGGTGACGAGTGCGTCGATTATGCCTTTATGGGTGAAAATCCCGACGCCCGGAACAACATTTGGCTACGCGAGGCGTGGGAATCCGGTATCCCGTTCATCTATTTCCTCGGTGTCGCGCCCGGACGATTTCAGGCGGTGATGCCCGCATTTATTGCGGACTGGGACCCGAAATCTCTGTCCGTTTCGGTAACTTTCGGCGAGGAGCCAAATGTCACCTCGTCGCAACCCAGTGATGCGATCGAGCGGCGTTACATCCTTCGCCAGGTCAAGCAGCGCCTGCACCAATCGCAATTCCGCGAAGCGGTGCTCTCAGCCTATGACTGCCGCTGCGCGATTTCCAACCTGCCAGAGGGGCGCCTGCTCGATGCCGCACACATCATCGCAGATGGCCATGAGCGTCTGGGACAACCAGAGGTGGTCAACGGGTTACCGCTTTCCAAAGTTCACCATGCCGCCTTTGATGGTCATTTGATTGGTATCGACCCGGATTATCGCTTGCATGTTTCGGATGCTCTGATGGCGCAGAACGATGGTCCCACTCTCGAGGCCCTTAAGCAGAGTGATGGCCAACTGCTACACCTGCCGCACCGCAAACGGGATTATCCGGACCAGGAGCGGTTAGCTCGGCGATTTGAGGTCTTTAGGAAAGTTTCTTGA